In a single window of the Ooceraea biroi isolate clonal line C1 chromosome 8, Obir_v5.4, whole genome shotgun sequence genome:
- the LOC105279688 gene encoding fatty acyl-CoA reductase wat translates to MQKDSAEAILGGAAYKDMSDSPEANCEAEIPQFFTGCNVLITGGSGFLGMLLIDKLLRCCPDIAKMYVLLRAKKNKSPEQRFTENFDNVIFDRMKKEQPNFLTKLIMIEADLSRSDLGLSPENRERLLDTNVIFHGAATVRFNESIRVAVNINVRGTKQLLLFAKEMPNFKAFVHISTAFAYCVHKSIDEKYYIPPMETDKILTLLDILEDEKLEKIVPTLIGEWPNSYAFTKAIAEDTVRQYSTGIPTCIVRPGIVTSTLKDPIPGWINNLYGAVGIVAGSALGLLRTLHCVPENNAEIVPADYVISQIVAAAWDTANRKNTLLSIENANPDVPETERAPIYNYVSSQRNSITWKKFMKYNEIYGMQVPSTHVFWYYMLFLNRYLFLHNVCVIFLHILPGAIVDVVLFLRGRKPMLSKAYSKINTFSSVISYFSSQQWQFRDDAVVKLWKRVNSADRQIFNFDIGNLNWEDYIQHMIPGIRLYIAKDPLDTLEQGRAKYKKLRIAHYTLLTIFAILFIWGFVRLASSVMNFVSY, encoded by the exons ATGCAGAAAGACAGTGCTGAGGCAATACTAGGAGGTGCAGCTTACAAGGACATGTCAGATTCTCCGGAAGCTAATTGCGAAGCAGAAATTCCTCAATTCTTTACGGGATGCAACGTCCTTATAACAGGTGGATCTGGGTTTTTGGGCATGCTTCTAATAGACAAATTATTGCG atGCTGCCCAGATATAGCAAAAATGTATGTATTGTTAAGAGCGAAGAAAAACAAATCGCCGGAGCAGCGGTTTACGGAGAATTTTGATAATGTC atttttgacagaatgaaaaaagaacAGCCCAATTTTCTGAccaaattaataatgatagaGGCCGATTTAAGCAGATCGGATCTTGGATTATCACCAGAAAATCGAGAACGTCTCTTAGatacaaatgtaatttttcacGGAGCAGCAACTGTACGATTTAATGAATCAATTCGGGTCGCGGTGAATATAAATGTGAGGGGAACAAAGCAACTTCTTCTCTTTGCGAAAGAAATGCCAAATTTCAAG gcATTCGTACATATTTCAACCGCATTTGCTTACTGCgtacataaatctattgatgaaaagtattatattcCGCCTATGGAAACAGATAAAATCTTAACATTACTTGACATATTGGAGGACGAAAAATTGGAGAAAATCGTGCCAAC ATTAATAGGTGAATGGCCCAATTCATATGCATTTACGAAAGCAATTGCCGAAGACACTGTGCGGCAATATAGCACTGGAATTCCGACTTGCATTGTACGTCCTGGGATTGTAACGTCAACATTAAAAGATCCAATACCTGGATGgatcaataatttatacggAGCGGTAGGAATAGTTGCGGGCAGTGCGCTAGGTTTATTACGTACTCTGCATTGCGTGCCAGAAAATAATGCAGAGATAGTACCCGCCGATTATGTCATCTCTCAGATTGTCGCTGCGGCTTGGGACACTGCAAACAGAAA GAATACTCTGTTGAGTATCGAGAATGCAAATCCGGATGTACCGGAAACTGAAAGAGcaccaatttacaattacGTGTCATCACAACGAAATTCTATCACCtggaaaaaatttatgaaatataatgaaatatatggCATGCAAGTGCCAAGCACTCACGTTTTCTggtattatatgttatttctaAACAGATATCTGTTTTTACATAATGTATGCGTGATATTTTTGCACATATTACCTGGCGCCATAGTCGATGTCGTACTCTTCCTCAGGGGTCGCAAACCCAT GCTATCAAAGGCTTACAGCAAGATAAACACATTTAGTTCTGTAATATCGTACTTCTCGTCGCAGCAGTGGCAATTCCGCGACGACGCTGTCGTGAAGTTGTGGAAGCGCGTAAATTCCGCTGACCgtcaaatctttaattttgatataggGAACTTGAATTGGGAAGATTATATCCAACATATGATACCTGGAATTCGCTTGTACATAGCTAAAGATCCGCTGGACACTCTAGAACAAGGACGAGCAAAATACAAGAA gCTGAGGATCGCTCATTACACATTGCTAACGATTTttgcgatattatttatatgggGTTTCGTACGATTAGCTTCATCTGTCATGAATTTTGTtagttattaa